The Alteromonas stellipolaris genome includes a region encoding these proteins:
- the murD gene encoding UDP-N-acetylmuramoyl-L-alanine--D-glutamate ligase, translating to MTYNVRAHSYVVGGLGLTGQACVRFLKQQGAKVKAFDTRDTFNVSAPLNICVTTGSLPRDFFAGVDTLVLSPGLSLDIEQVIHAKACGVEVIGDVELFARLNSTPTIGITGSNGKTTVTLLTTHMLRACGYEVCEAGNVGRPVLETLPESVSQRETQPLDVIVLELSSFQLETTSSLKLNAASILNISDDHLDRHGDMQHYTAAKQRIFSHCDTAVVWRGDYQVKPISACENTITYGLDASDTGFGLREGNITFDGEALLNSADIRLAGMHNILNVMASLALCQAFGAPLNKAALAVTSFTSAPHRCVEIANINGVKWIDDSKATNVGATIAAIEGLAPITKGKIILIAGGDSKGADLSALKPALVESVSEVIALGKDAEKFSTIFDNTTLVSSMEMAVSAANLRAVSGDIVLLSPACASIDMFKNYMHRAQVFTDAVAHITASVKFTRDAGATKEAGGLPS from the coding sequence ATGACATATAACGTACGTGCACATTCTTATGTGGTAGGCGGCCTTGGATTAACAGGTCAGGCGTGCGTGCGTTTTCTAAAGCAACAAGGGGCGAAGGTAAAAGCTTTCGATACCCGTGATACTTTCAATGTGTCAGCACCATTAAATATCTGCGTCACCACTGGGTCATTGCCTCGTGACTTCTTCGCAGGCGTTGATACTTTGGTGCTTAGTCCGGGTCTATCTCTTGATATTGAACAAGTAATACATGCCAAAGCCTGTGGTGTTGAAGTGATTGGTGATGTGGAATTATTTGCACGTCTTAACAGTACGCCAACGATAGGCATTACGGGGTCGAACGGAAAGACCACGGTTACGCTACTTACTACCCATATGCTAAGAGCCTGTGGATACGAGGTGTGTGAAGCAGGTAATGTTGGCCGTCCTGTGCTTGAAACCCTTCCGGAATCTGTGAGTCAGCGAGAAACACAGCCTTTGGATGTCATTGTTTTAGAGCTATCGAGTTTTCAGCTTGAGACGACTTCTAGCTTGAAGTTAAACGCTGCCTCTATTTTAAATATTAGTGATGATCATTTAGATAGACACGGCGATATGCAGCACTACACAGCTGCCAAGCAGCGTATTTTTAGTCATTGTGATACCGCAGTCGTTTGGCGAGGCGACTACCAAGTAAAACCAATTTCGGCTTGTGAAAACACCATAACCTATGGCCTTGATGCTAGCGATACCGGTTTTGGTTTAAGGGAAGGCAATATTACCTTTGACGGTGAAGCGTTGCTCAATAGCGCTGATATCCGCTTGGCGGGTATGCATAATATTCTGAATGTAATGGCATCGCTGGCGTTATGTCAGGCGTTTGGTGCACCGCTTAACAAAGCTGCACTTGCAGTGACCAGCTTCACTTCAGCGCCGCACCGCTGCGTAGAAATTGCCAACATTAATGGCGTGAAATGGATAGATGATTCAAAGGCCACTAATGTGGGTGCCACCATCGCCGCTATTGAAGGGCTTGCACCTATCACCAAAGGAAAGATTATTCTCATTGCTGGTGGTGATAGCAAAGGAGCAGACTTAAGTGCATTGAAACCAGCGCTGGTTGAAAGTGTGAGTGAAGTGATAGCTCTTGGAAAAGATGCAGAAAAATTCAGTACGATTTTTGATAACACTACGTTAGTTAGTTCAATGGAAATGGCAGTGTCGGCAGCTAACTTACGTGCTGTTAGCGGTGATATTGTCTTACTGTCTCCGGCTTGTGCAAGTATCGACATGTTTAAAAACTATATGCACCGCGCACAAGTATTCACTGACGCAGTAGCACATATTACCGCAAGTGTGAAATTTACTCGTGATGCAGGCGC
- the mraY gene encoding phospho-N-acetylmuramoyl-pentapeptide-transferase translates to MLIWLADWLTQFDTGFNVFSYLTLRAILSTLTALLIAILIGPKMIRYLQTMQIGQTVRDDGPQSHLSKSGTPTMGGLLILAAIVVSVLLWADLSNRYVLVTLAVVVSYGIIGFVDDYRKVIRKDSKGLIARWKYFWQSVVAIGVAFFLYSSATLSAETSLLIPFFKEVFPQLGAFFIIITYFAIVGTSNAVNLTDGLDGLAIVPTILVAGAFAIFAYVTGNANFADYLNIPHIPLTSELVIVCTAIVGAGLGFLWFNTYPAQVFMGDVGSLALGGTLGVLAVLVRQEIVLIIMGGVFVVETLSVILQVGSFKLRGQRIFRMAPIHHHYELKGWPEPRVIVRFWIISIILVLVGLATLKLR, encoded by the coding sequence ATGTTAATTTGGCTAGCTGACTGGCTGACACAATTTGATACTGGGTTTAACGTATTTTCATACCTTACCCTAAGAGCGATTTTAAGTACGTTAACGGCGTTGCTCATTGCTATTTTAATTGGCCCTAAAATGATTCGTTATCTGCAAACTATGCAGATAGGACAAACCGTTCGTGATGATGGCCCGCAAAGTCACTTATCTAAATCGGGTACACCTACTATGGGTGGCTTACTGATTTTAGCGGCTATCGTAGTCAGTGTTTTACTGTGGGCAGATTTAAGTAACCGCTACGTATTAGTGACCTTAGCCGTGGTGGTGTCTTACGGCATTATTGGCTTTGTTGATGACTACCGTAAAGTTATTCGCAAAGACTCAAAAGGCTTGATTGCTCGCTGGAAGTATTTCTGGCAGTCGGTGGTGGCTATTGGGGTGGCTTTTTTCTTATATAGCAGTGCCACGTTAAGTGCTGAAACCTCGTTGCTTATCCCCTTCTTCAAAGAAGTGTTTCCGCAACTAGGCGCCTTTTTTATCATTATTACTTACTTTGCCATTGTGGGCACAAGTAACGCAGTAAACCTAACTGATGGCCTAGATGGTTTAGCCATCGTGCCCACTATTTTAGTGGCAGGCGCTTTCGCTATTTTTGCTTATGTGACCGGTAATGCAAATTTCGCCGATTATTTGAATATTCCGCATATTCCACTTACCAGTGAGTTGGTTATTGTGTGTACGGCCATTGTTGGTGCTGGGCTAGGATTTTTATGGTTCAACACCTATCCCGCTCAAGTGTTTATGGGTGATGTAGGTTCATTGGCGTTAGGTGGAACATTAGGCGTGCTCGCCGTGCTAGTTCGCCAAGAAATTGTACTAATTATTATGGGCGGCGTGTTTGTAGTAGAAACGCTATCGGTCATTTTGCAGGTGGGTTCATTTAAATTGCGTGGACAACGCATTTTTAGAATGGCACCTATCCATCACCATTACGAATTAAAGGGTTGGCCAGAACCACGAGTTATAGTGCGCTTCTGGATTATTTCTATCATTTTAGTCCTTGTTGGGCTGGCAACATTGAAGCTTAGGTAA
- a CDS encoding UDP-N-acetylmuramoyl-tripeptide--D-alanyl-D-alanine ligase, with translation MITTTLSWIASQIDGKLDGQDCEVNAVSTDTRTLDSGSVYLALKGENFDGHAFAASAEKAGASAIIASEPVNVSIPVVYVEDTKLALGLLGAAVKREVAPKTIAITGSSGKTTVKEMCAAILERRGSVLATNGNFNNDIGVPLTLLRLEQHHEYAVMELGANHLGEIAYTTNLVKPDVATIVNAAASHLEGFGSLLGVARAKSEIFKGLGDSGTAIVNLDSQFADFWQGKLKQKRVLTFSPMQKNEADFTAEDIIVGLDGCAAFQLCSNEGEAAIQLTIPGIHNVGNALVAAALTMQLGATLENVRDGLLAMKQVKGRLNVKTLGSQVRLLDDTYNANVASVNAAIDTLSTFSGINVLILGDMKELGEKARFYHEQVGNYALSKGIDYLYSFGVLSQAASAVFDDVTGKNVVGKNSGHFTDIDSLMQALEQDLQVEQQDISILVKGSRSSRMERVVEAIEASSLGKFERRRERIAC, from the coding sequence ATGATAACTACAACACTGTCGTGGATAGCCAGCCAAATAGACGGCAAACTTGACGGACAAGATTGTGAAGTTAATGCAGTAAGTACAGACACGCGAACCTTAGATTCGGGCTCTGTGTACCTTGCATTAAAAGGCGAGAACTTTGACGGTCACGCCTTTGCAGCAAGCGCTGAAAAAGCAGGCGCAAGTGCAATTATCGCCAGCGAACCTGTGAATGTCTCCATTCCTGTGGTGTATGTTGAAGACACTAAACTGGCTTTAGGTCTTTTAGGCGCTGCCGTAAAACGCGAAGTGGCACCTAAAACCATCGCTATTACAGGGAGTAGCGGTAAAACTACCGTGAAAGAAATGTGTGCGGCCATACTTGAACGCCGTGGTTCAGTACTCGCCACAAACGGCAATTTCAATAATGATATTGGGGTTCCGCTTACTTTACTTCGCCTAGAGCAACACCACGAATATGCGGTGATGGAATTAGGTGCAAATCACCTAGGTGAAATTGCTTACACCACTAATCTGGTTAAGCCAGACGTTGCCACTATTGTAAATGCCGCTGCTTCTCATCTTGAAGGGTTCGGAAGTTTGTTAGGTGTAGCGCGTGCAAAAAGCGAAATATTTAAAGGCTTAGGCGATAGCGGCACTGCCATTGTTAATCTAGACAGCCAATTTGCCGATTTTTGGCAAGGTAAGCTTAAGCAAAAGCGGGTGTTAACTTTCTCGCCAATGCAAAAGAACGAAGCCGACTTTACGGCAGAAGACATCATTGTAGGCCTTGATGGTTGCGCTGCATTTCAGTTGTGTAGCAACGAAGGTGAAGCTGCTATTCAATTAACTATTCCAGGTATCCACAATGTGGGAAATGCGCTAGTAGCTGCGGCCCTTACCATGCAATTAGGTGCCACCCTTGAGAATGTACGTGACGGTTTGCTTGCGATGAAGCAAGTGAAAGGGCGTTTGAATGTTAAGACATTAGGCAGCCAAGTACGTTTGCTTGATGACACCTACAACGCCAACGTTGCCTCTGTGAATGCGGCTATAGATACACTAAGTACCTTCTCGGGCATTAATGTTTTGATATTGGGCGACATGAAAGAGCTGGGCGAAAAAGCGCGCTTTTATCATGAGCAAGTAGGTAATTACGCATTAAGTAAAGGCATTGATTACCTGTATTCGTTTGGTGTGCTAAGCCAGGCTGCAAGTGCCGTGTTTGATGATGTTACAGGAAAAAATGTGGTTGGAAAAAACAGCGGCCATTTCACCGACATCGACAGTTTAATGCAAGCGCTAGAGCAGGACTTACAAGTAGAACAACAAGATATTTCAATTTTAGTAAAAGGCTCACGCAGTTCTCGTATGGAACGCGTGGTAGAGGCGATTGAGGCCTCTTCGCTGGGAAAGTTTGAACGCCGTCGGGAGCGTATTGCATGTTAA
- a CDS encoding Mur ligase family protein — protein sequence MVVNSFIQSARALLAKFGIDAPDIRIEGLTLDSREVNTKIAFIAVKGHERDGRDFIPQAISLGARVILAQTDDSQAHGQLEMRDHSVIISLYQLPSMLSALAAAFYDYPALKMMTVAVTGTNGKTSTVQLLTQLKDALGTRSASVGTLGSSVYEGENTQWVTTAAANTTPDAIRLQYVLADFVQCEVRHTAFEASSHALVQGRLSQVKTDIAVFTNLTRDHLDYHGTMEEYAKAKRLLLNQPGLEAVVLNVNDSESQNWANYLDTNAAKHKGLERREDKKPSVIRVWAGFEPTEDIIATHKQPQDRHCFATNVSYHSSGIRFDLVSSWGTAPIELALFGSFNVSNALSAISCLLAQGERFENVVRVLNGLQPVPGRMEVFPVEGSASMVVDYAHTPDALEQVLKSAKTHTAGKVWCVFGCGGDRDKGKRPLMGAAAEQYADVIVITTDNSRSESPESIASDIKSGLQRANDAVEEADREKAIRYCLENADKNDIIVVAGKGHEDYQIIGTQQTDYNERTVVARLQQEYKK from the coding sequence ATGGTAGTTAATTCCTTTATTCAAAGTGCCCGTGCGCTGCTGGCGAAATTTGGTATCGATGCACCCGATATTCGTATCGAAGGGTTAACCTTAGATAGCCGCGAAGTGAATACTAAAATCGCATTTATTGCGGTTAAAGGTCACGAACGTGATGGAAGAGATTTCATACCTCAAGCCATTAGTTTAGGGGCACGTGTAATTCTGGCGCAAACTGACGACAGTCAGGCCCATGGTCAGTTGGAAATGCGCGACCATTCGGTGATTATTTCGTTATATCAATTACCTAGCATGTTATCGGCATTAGCGGCTGCGTTTTATGACTATCCTGCTTTGAAAATGATGACAGTGGCAGTAACGGGAACTAACGGGAAAACCTCTACAGTTCAATTGCTTACCCAGTTAAAAGATGCCTTGGGTACGCGCAGCGCCAGTGTGGGAACCCTAGGTAGTAGCGTATATGAAGGTGAAAATACTCAATGGGTAACAACCGCTGCGGCTAACACCACCCCCGATGCTATTCGTCTGCAGTACGTGTTGGCAGACTTTGTGCAATGCGAAGTGCGACATACGGCGTTTGAGGCCAGTTCTCATGCATTAGTGCAAGGCCGGTTAAGCCAAGTGAAAACAGATATCGCGGTATTCACTAATTTAACCCGTGACCATCTAGATTATCACGGCACCATGGAAGAGTACGCGAAGGCAAAACGGTTGTTATTAAATCAACCTGGCCTTGAAGCTGTAGTGTTGAATGTAAACGATAGCGAAAGCCAAAATTGGGCTAACTATTTAGATACAAATGCAGCTAAGCATAAAGGGTTAGAGAGACGCGAAGATAAAAAGCCGAGCGTTATTCGAGTATGGGCAGGGTTTGAACCTACTGAAGACATTATAGCCACGCACAAACAACCACAAGATCGCCATTGTTTCGCCACAAATGTTTCATACCATTCCTCAGGAATTCGATTCGACCTTGTTTCTTCATGGGGTACAGCGCCTATTGAATTAGCATTGTTTGGCTCGTTTAACGTGAGCAATGCGTTAAGCGCTATTTCATGCTTATTGGCGCAAGGCGAACGCTTTGAAAATGTAGTGCGGGTACTGAATGGCTTACAACCTGTACCGGGAAGAATGGAAGTGTTTCCCGTTGAAGGCAGTGCCAGCATGGTTGTTGATTATGCGCACACACCCGACGCGTTAGAGCAAGTGCTGAAAAGCGCTAAAACACATACCGCGGGTAAAGTGTGGTGCGTGTTTGGATGTGGTGGTGATCGCGACAAAGGCAAACGCCCCTTAATGGGAGCGGCGGCTGAGCAGTATGCAGATGTCATTGTCATTACAACTGATAACAGTCGCAGTGAGTCGCCTGAAAGCATTGCTAGTGATATTAAGTCGGGTTTGCAACGTGCTAACGACGCAGTAGAAGAAGCAGATAGAGAAAAAGCTATTCGCTATTGCTTAGAAAATGCAGATAAAAACGACATTATTGTGGTGGCCGGTAAAGGTCATGAAGATTACCAAATTATTGGTACCCAACAGACAGACTATAACGAACGTACAGTTGTGGCTCGACTACAGCAGGAGTACAAAAAATGA
- a CDS encoding penicillin-binding transpeptidase domain-containing protein, which translates to MTTQTVKRSRKASGAKQNVTPSLVHWRFVVVLIVVISVFAALAARAAFIQVIEPDELIQQGDSRTLRTRNMPTYRGLVTDRNGVELAVSVPVRAIYADPKIIHENDGLAEPRRWQALADVLGQSVDSLQEKVSNPKRRFVYLQRQVSPAMAEYVDKLDIPGIYLRRESRRYYPTGEVSAQLIGVTDVDDTGVEGLERMYDEWLTGTPGSRKIRRDAKGRQVEILETTTGEDAGNLQLTIDQRIQALAYKEIKEAMIYYQSSSASAVVIDVKTGDVLAMVNAPSFNPNDRSNISPHRMRNRVITDAFEPGSALKPLAVLTAMEFGEVEAEDVVDTNPGWMRLGGSLVKDSRNYGELTLEEIIQHSSNMGTSKLALSVPKQFLLDTYYNIGLMSDTGLNMAGESSGIFYDRSRWSEFELATLSFGYGISVTTAQLGRLYATLANGGIKQPLNIIKSPQQTGWQGQPERVISEENAKAIVQMMESVTQRGGTAKKAAVPGYRVAGKTGTSRKAVAGGYGEEYVNIFAGIAPVSDPRLVTIVLINEPGGDLYHAGDTAAPVFSSIMGGALHMLNVTPDDKHVTSGAWLKGGNHGS; encoded by the coding sequence ATGACCACGCAAACCGTTAAACGTAGCCGCAAAGCGAGCGGAGCAAAACAGAACGTCACACCAAGCTTGGTGCATTGGCGCTTTGTGGTTGTGCTTATCGTGGTTATCTCGGTTTTCGCAGCACTGGCTGCCCGCGCGGCGTTTATTCAAGTTATTGAGCCTGACGAGCTTATTCAACAAGGCGACAGCCGTACTTTGCGTACGCGTAACATGCCAACCTATCGCGGGTTAGTGACAGATAGAAATGGTGTTGAATTAGCCGTCAGCGTACCGGTTCGTGCCATTTACGCCGACCCTAAAATTATTCATGAGAATGATGGCCTTGCTGAGCCTCGTCGCTGGCAAGCACTGGCCGATGTGTTAGGGCAGTCGGTAGATAGCTTACAAGAAAAAGTGAGCAATCCTAAACGTCGCTTTGTGTATTTGCAGCGCCAAGTATCCCCGGCTATGGCTGAGTACGTAGATAAACTTGATATTCCAGGTATTTACTTACGCCGCGAAAGCCGTCGTTATTACCCCACCGGTGAAGTGTCGGCTCAATTAATCGGTGTTACCGATGTTGATGATACCGGTGTTGAAGGCTTAGAGCGCATGTACGATGAGTGGCTAACTGGAACGCCTGGCTCACGTAAAATTCGACGAGATGCCAAAGGCCGTCAGGTAGAAATTTTAGAAACCACTACTGGTGAAGATGCGGGCAATCTGCAACTAACTATCGACCAACGTATTCAGGCGTTAGCGTACAAAGAAATTAAAGAAGCCATGATTTATTATCAGTCTAGTTCTGCTTCTGCAGTTGTGATTGATGTAAAAACAGGTGATGTACTGGCCATGGTAAATGCGCCATCGTTTAACCCTAACGATCGCAGCAATATTTCACCACACCGCATGCGTAACCGGGTTATCACCGACGCATTTGAGCCCGGTTCTGCATTAAAGCCGTTAGCCGTATTAACCGCCATGGAATTTGGTGAAGTAGAAGCCGAAGATGTGGTGGATACCAACCCTGGTTGGATGCGCTTAGGCGGCAGCTTAGTTAAAGATTCGCGCAATTATGGCGAGCTTACCCTTGAAGAAATAATTCAGCATTCAAGCAATATGGGTACCTCGAAATTAGCGCTTTCTGTGCCTAAACAGTTTCTACTCGATACGTATTACAACATTGGTTTGATGTCAGATACGGGCCTAAATATGGCTGGTGAAAGCAGTGGTATTTTCTACGACCGCAGCCGCTGGTCTGAATTCGAACTGGCAACATTGTCATTTGGGTATGGTATTTCCGTGACTACCGCACAACTTGGCAGGTTGTATGCCACTTTAGCTAATGGCGGCATCAAGCAGCCATTGAATATTATTAAGTCGCCGCAGCAAACGGGATGGCAAGGTCAGCCAGAACGGGTAATAAGCGAAGAAAATGCTAAAGCGATAGTACAAATGATGGAAAGCGTAACCCAGCGTGGCGGCACAGCGAAAAAAGCAGCCGTACCAGGTTACCGCGTAGCAGGAAAAACCGGTACGAGTCGTAAAGCAGTGGCGGGCGGTTATGGCGAAGAATATGTGAATATTTTCGCGGGTATTGCCCCTGTTTCTGACCCCAGACTTGTGACTATTGTGCTTATTAATGAGCCTGGCGGCGATTTGTATCATGCCGGTGACACGGCAGCACCCGTGTTTTCGTCAATTATGGGCGGCGCACTACATATGCTGAACGTAACCCCTGATGATAAGCATGTAACCTCAGGCGCATGGCTAAAAGGGGGCAACCATGGTAGTTAA
- the ftsL gene encoding cell division protein FtsL, translating into MTLGKPDRANTNFSLLLIIVSDLTRNKLRVLLYLAVLLSGMAVILGSHQNRQQVIALEDLMQQKDELDVEWRNLVLEQRALTEHNRIETLVEKQLDMYRPTADDEVVVRLK; encoded by the coding sequence ATGACGTTAGGTAAGCCTGACAGGGCAAATACAAACTTCAGTTTACTGCTGATTATTGTGTCAGATTTAACCCGCAACAAGTTGCGGGTTTTGTTGTATTTAGCGGTTCTGCTTAGTGGCATGGCGGTTATTCTTGGAAGCCACCAAAATCGCCAGCAAGTAATTGCCCTTGAAGACCTGATGCAACAGAAAGACGAGCTTGATGTTGAATGGCGCAATTTAGTGCTAGAACAACGTGCGCTTACCGAACATAACCGAATTGAAACCTTGGTTGAAAAGCAACTTGATATGTACCGTCCAACAGCCGATGACGAAGTGGTGGTGAGACTTAAATGA
- the rsmH gene encoding 16S rRNA (cytosine(1402)-N(4))-methyltransferase RsmH, with protein MSQSNEFKHVSVLLDECIEALAIKPNGIYIDATFGRGGHSAHILDALGSDGSLIAFDRDPQAIEAAKRFADDSRFRIIHSPFGDMAEEIEALGLTGKIDGVLMDLGVSSPQLDDAERGFSFLRDGPLDMRMDTSRGESAADWLAHAEEQDITQVIKEFGEEKFGKRIAHAIVNTRETTPITRTAQLAALIDEAVPVKDKFKHPATRAFQGIRIYINAELEQLRIGLKAATQVLAKEGRLAVISFHSLEDRLVKRFIKDQSKGKSVPHNLPITQAEIDADKVLKALSRAIKPSELEIANNVRSRSSVLRVAEKL; from the coding sequence ATGAGCCAATCTAACGAATTCAAACATGTTTCCGTGTTACTCGACGAGTGCATAGAAGCCCTGGCTATCAAACCTAACGGTATTTATATTGATGCCACATTCGGCCGTGGAGGCCATTCTGCGCATATTCTTGATGCGTTGGGTAGTGATGGTAGCCTAATCGCGTTTGATCGCGACCCACAGGCCATAGAAGCGGCCAAGCGTTTTGCTGATGATAGCCGTTTCCGTATTATTCATTCTCCTTTTGGCGACATGGCCGAAGAAATTGAAGCCCTTGGTTTAACCGGAAAGATTGACGGTGTATTGATGGATTTGGGGGTTTCGTCCCCTCAACTTGATGATGCCGAACGTGGATTTAGTTTCCTTCGTGATGGCCCGCTAGATATGCGTATGGATACTTCACGCGGTGAAAGTGCTGCCGATTGGCTAGCCCACGCGGAAGAACAAGACATTACCCAAGTGATTAAAGAGTTTGGCGAAGAGAAGTTTGGCAAACGAATTGCGCACGCCATTGTAAATACCCGTGAAACCACGCCGATTACTCGTACCGCCCAGTTAGCCGCACTTATTGACGAAGCCGTGCCAGTAAAAGACAAATTCAAGCACCCTGCAACTCGTGCATTTCAAGGTATTCGAATTTACATTAACGCTGAGCTAGAGCAGCTGCGAATTGGCCTAAAAGCAGCTACTCAAGTATTAGCCAAAGAAGGGCGTTTGGCGGTTATTTCTTTTCATTCTCTAGAAGACCGATTAGTAAAACGCTTTATAAAAGATCAAAGCAAAGGCAAATCAGTACCGCATAATTTGCCTATCACCCAAGCGGAAATAGACGCCGACAAAGTATTAAAAGCCTTAAGTCGGGCCATCAAACCCTCTGAATTGGAGATTGCGAACAACGTTCGCTCACGCAGTTCCGTGTTAAGGGTGGCCGAAAAGCTATGA
- the mraZ gene encoding division/cell wall cluster transcriptional repressor MraZ, with the protein MFRGANAINLDTKGRLAIPTKYRQSLLDDCNGQLVCTVDTQQSCLLLYPLPEWEEIELKLIKFSSMIPAERRMQRLLLGHATEGEMDKSGRILLPTPLRLHAHLSKEVMLVGQLNKFEIWDAEVWAEQVELDMDTERKGEFELTERLQDFSL; encoded by the coding sequence ATGTTCCGCGGCGCTAACGCAATCAATCTGGATACAAAAGGCAGACTAGCGATACCAACAAAGTATCGGCAGTCGTTGCTGGATGATTGTAATGGACAGCTGGTCTGTACGGTCGATACACAGCAAAGTTGTTTGCTGCTTTACCCACTTCCCGAATGGGAAGAAATTGAGCTTAAACTTATTAAGTTCTCAAGCATGATTCCGGCGGAAAGACGCATGCAGCGTTTATTACTGGGTCATGCTACAGAAGGTGAAATGGACAAAAGCGGACGAATTCTGCTTCCTACTCCTCTACGCCTTCATGCTCACCTATCAAAAGAAGTCATGTTAGTTGGTCAGTTGAATAAGTTTGAAATTTGGGATGCCGAAGTATGGGCTGAACAAGTTGAGCTTGATATGGATACCGAACGCAAAGGCGAATTTGAACTCACCGAACGTTTACAGGACTTTTCCTTATGA
- a CDS encoding SapC family protein, protein MAINFVPLDKEKHKDLKVAVSNTFKFAKDTHLAAATIREFAQLAATMPLVFIEDANAKRHHVVAMLGMEQNKNLFLTGDKWQGPHVPMNILRYPFDVRPDGDKLGVYIDENSDLIGEEGEALFTDAGEPTEFLQNRQQFLADLANSEMMTQRFVQQVVDLDLLDPIQIRLTYQSGQQRNVTGMLSINEKKVLELPEEKVTELHKSGFLGAMYAVMMSAGQLNRLVELSNGTDNPIRSMQLSVVKPEEAQAEAPSA, encoded by the coding sequence ATGGCTATTAATTTTGTACCGCTAGATAAAGAAAAACACAAAGACTTAAAAGTCGCGGTTAGCAATACCTTTAAGTTTGCGAAAGATACGCACCTTGCTGCAGCCACTATCCGTGAGTTTGCTCAATTAGCTGCTACTATGCCGCTAGTATTTATTGAAGATGCTAATGCTAAACGCCACCATGTTGTTGCAATGCTTGGTATGGAACAGAACAAAAACCTGTTTCTTACTGGCGACAAATGGCAGGGCCCTCACGTTCCAATGAATATTCTTCGTTACCCTTTCGATGTTCGCCCTGATGGCGATAAGTTAGGTGTATACATAGATGAAAACAGCGATTTAATCGGTGAAGAGGGCGAAGCCCTATTTACTGACGCTGGTGAGCCAACGGAATTCTTGCAAAACCGTCAGCAGTTCTTAGCTGACCTTGCTAACAGCGAAATGATGACTCAGCGTTTTGTTCAACAAGTTGTTGACCTAGACCTGCTAGATCCAATTCAAATTCGTCTTACTTATCAAAGCGGCCAGCAACGTAACGTTACTGGTATGCTAAGCATCAATGAAAAGAAAGTACTTGAGTTGCCAGAAGAGAAAGTAACTGAGCTTCACAAGTCTGGTTTCTTAGGCGCCATGTACGCTGTAATGATGTCAGCAGGTCAATTGAACCGTTTGGTTGAGCTTTCAAACGGTACAGACAACCCAATTCGCAGCATGCAATTGTCAGTTGTTAAGCCTGAAGAAGCACAAGCTGAAGCGCCAAGCGCATAG